The genomic window GGGCTTGCGATTGCTAAGAGCGGATCGGATCGCTTGCAATGCACCGTCCGCGGAACGCTCGGGTGTGTAGTCACGAATGTCTTCCCGTGCTTGAACACGCATGTTCGCAATCGTTTCATCGCTCGCCGCGAGATAACGTTGCAGTGCACCGGAGAGACCGCTGATCGCATGCGCCGAGTTGGAATCGGATTCGTCAGCCAGCGGGTCGTATTGCCAACCGTTGCGACCGTCTTGAATCAGCGTGGTGACCGATTGGGCGTAGACGCTGCCAACAATCGGCATTCCCGCATGCATGCCTTCGTTAGTCACGAGCAGCCACTCATCGGCCAAGGTCGGAGCGATGATGGCACCGTGTTGACGCATCAATTCCGGCAATTCCGCGGCGGGGCGATTGCCCAAAACATGGATTGTGAGTTTGGGGTCCGGTTTGGCGATTGATTCGGTGGCCTGGCCGGAGGCGAGTCTTTCAAGTTCCGAACGACAGGGTCCGTCACCGACAAAGGTGATCTTCAGCGATTCGTTATAGGATGCGCAGAATTGGCTGGCTTGTTGAACCAGCGGCAGCACGCCTTTGCGTTGTGTCAGTTGCCCGATGCAAAGCAAACGCCGCCGCACGGAGCTTTCGTCACGCGGTGCGATTTCCTTGGCGATCGTTCGATCGTCCGCAGCGTATGGCAGGTGAAAAAGTTGTTCGGGACGTGCGCCCAGCGAAAGCAGATAGTCGCGGCATGACGGGCCGTTGTACGTGATGGCGTCCGCGGATCGGAGCAAACGTCGTCTGGCCCAACTTCTCATGCGACCACGACCTTGTTCGGTGTGTTCGCTCATGAAGGTTGCCAGCACCAGTCGTGCACCCGACCGTCGGCAATACCGGGCGGCCGCGAGCGAACGGGCACCGAGTTCGTGTGACACCACGACGTCCGGTGATAACCGTTTCAGTTGGCTGATCGTGTCATAGGGGACATGCACAAACAGTGGGTCATCAAAGCCCGCTTTGGCATGTCGCCAACGTCGACGAAGCGTGACCGTCTTTTGCACCTGCACCTGCAGTTCCGACCAATCCAATTCAAAGTTGCGATTGGGTTCGATCGGCGTGCTCAGCAAGATTTGAAAGTCACGGATGCGACGCGTGATCTCTTGCAGAACGCGAACCTGATACAGGGGAATGTAGTGCGTTAGAAAAACGACTTTCGCGTCGAGCCTGTCCGCTGAATTCAGAACTTCCGCAGGATGCGGTCGATCAGCCGAGGGCGATATGTCGCTGCCATCCATGACTGCATCCGTGGGAAGGTCACGTTTTGGAAAGGGCTGCGTTTCCTTCGGTGACGATGAATTGGAGTCTGAGTTGGATGGCAAAACGGCGGACATGTTTTGAATCTATTCGCCGCCACGCCCCGTAACGGGCACAACGACGGTTTGAGCGATGAGGCGTAGATCTTGGAACAAGCCCAATTGGTCGATGTAACGAAGATCCATCCGCATCCAATCGTCGAAGGTGACCGCTTTGGCTTTGTTGACTTGCCAAGTGCAAGTCAGGCCGGGGCGGACATCCAAGCGACGGCGATGCCATCGTTCACAGGCTCGGCTTTCATGCCACGGAAGTGGGCGCGGGCCCACCAATGACATGTCACCTTTCAACACATTAATTAGTTGCGGCAATTCGTCCAAACACGTTGCTCGCAAAAAGTGGCCAACGCGGGTGACACGAGGGTCTCGCGAAATTTTGAACGCTGGTCCATCGCGATGGCTTTCGGCTCGCAGTTCCGCCTGGAATTTCTCCGCATCCACGATCATCGTTCGTAACTTCAAGATCGTGAACGGTTGGCCGTTCATGCCCTCACGGGTTTGGCGGAAGAAGGCTGGGCCGCCATCGGTCATCTTGATGGCTGCCATGGCGGCCAGAATCGCGGGGCCGGTGAGCAGCAGACCCACGCCGGCACCGACGATGTCGATTCCGCGTTTGATCCACATGCCCGGTTGATCCGCGGGTTGCGAAGCAACGCTGAGCGCCACGTCATCAATCGCGGATTGCAGATGATTGTGGGTGAGTGAACTCGATTGCGTGGTATTGGAGGTTTCAGCCGATGTGGATGAGAGCCTTACCCAGTCTGCTTCCGAGTCGGCGGGGTCGTCTTTCCGGCGATTGCCGCTACGGCGATCGTTGGATGTGTCTTCGGCGTCTTGGTCGCTGTCGCCAAAACCGTTGGGGTCATGGACTTGAAGCTTCAAACGCACCTCTAAACCAGCCGCATTGGTCAAACGTGCCAAGCGGTCGAGGACAGCGCGGCCGCCCATTTCCGGGGTGTCAACCAGCAAGATGCCATAGCGGAACGTCGCCAGGATTCCTTTTTCGTCGGTGACCCGAAGGTTGCGGATTAGCAAATCGACCAGTTTGCGATTTTGCTTGGCCGTGTGGCGGCGAGTCGAACCGGCCTTGGTTAGCAGTTCGACCGTCAGCAGGCAGAACGGGATGGAACGACGCGTCGCACGCAATCGTTCGCGAGTCAATTCGCGATCAAATTGCCGCGACGACAGCAGCAGCATGCGGCGGCGGCCGAGCGACGTTTCGTCTCTCCATCGCAGCAAGCTTTCGCGTCGTTCTTTTCTAAAAATCGAAAACAAGTTGTCGTTCCTGGTTGCTCTTGTGACTGCCCCGTCGTGCTTCGTTTTGTTTGGGTGCATCCGGTGCAGATGACGGCGGTGTCGAGGGACTCGAGGTTTCTGGATCCGAGGTCTCTCTGTGAGCCACCGCTGGGGTGTCCGCATGGACGCGGCGGTCTAACGCGGGACGGGAGCGTTGTACGATCCCGAGGTGTCATTCATGGTGAGTGGGTTGGTTCCGGAGCCGGCTGGCACTGGTTCGCTGGATTCCGAATCATCGGTTTCGAATGAATCGGGTGCGTCCAACAGGTGGTCTGGCTCGGAGGTTTCGGCGGGGGAGTCGGAAGTGGTTGTTCGAGCGCGAGCCCGGTCTGCTTTGGAACGCGAAAAGTCTGCACGTGAACCGCCGGTGGATGTCACCGGAGAGTCGCGAAGGATGGCTTGGAGTAAGCCAAGGCTCAGTCCGAGCAGAAGGCCGACCACGGAGAGCAAGCCTCGCATGGGGCCTGATTTCTTTAGGTTCAGCGTGGCGTCTTGGATCACGCTGACGTCGGACATTTGCAGTTCATCCAGCTCCGAATTCACGCGAGCTTCTTCCAAAGATCGTGCATGATCGCGGTAGGTTTCTTCTGCCAATTCGGCTTCCCAGGTCAGTTCGGCCAGACGTGTGGAGTCCGCGTTCAGGCGTTTCAGGTCGGACTGCGTGGACGCCAGACGGTCATTGATCGCGTCGCGGCGGCTTTGCAAACCGACGGCTTTCGCGCGAACCGTTTGAAACTGTGTTTCGAGTTCTTGGTAGACCGGGTTGATGGCTTCGCGGCGTTCTTCCCGTTCGTCTCGCTCGGACTCTGCGAGTTGGGCGCTCTGCTGCATCTTGTCTTGCAGCAGTTTGTATCGAGGGTGGTTGGGGCTGACGCGGGCCAGCTCTTCGCCGTCTTTGATCTGAACGTCGTACAACTGGCTTCGCATTTGGTCACCGGCGGCATTGGCGATGCCCAAGGTGACTTCGATGGGGACCCATTCCTCCGTGCCGTCGAGTTGTCGACGCAGTTCTTCGGCTTGGCTGATCGCTTCCGCCAATTCGCTGTCCGCCGTGCTGAGTTTGGCTTCCAGATCGATGATGCGTTTCCGGAGGGTTTCTTCCGCCGAAGCGGCGCTGAGCCAACCCATCTCGTTGCGGGTTTCTTGAAGCGTGCGACGGGCGGTGAGTGCCGCATCGCGACTTTCTTGAGCTCGTTTTTCAAAGAAGGATTCCGATCCTTCGACGCTGTGAGCTTGAACGTGATAGCGTCCGTACTCGTCCATCACGGCTTGCACGATGGACTGGATGAGCAACGGGTCATCGCCTTTCCCGGCCACGGCGACCGTGTATCCGTTCTTGGCAATTTCCACATTGATCGCTTTGGAAACCTTTTTGATGGCCTGTTCGCGTTCGAGTTGTGCTTCGTATTGTTCCGCCGTCAGTTCGCCAACTGTTTTGCCTTCCGATTTTGGCAACCAAGACACCAGCGCGTGATCGGAGGCCAGGAACTCCTCGACGTCCTTTGCGGCCTGGTCCATCCAGGTTCGTGGTTGATTGATTTGTTCGACGCCAATCTTGTCGACCGCGCGTTCAGCGATTTCGCGGCTGCCAATCATTTCGCCGATGCTGACGACTTCCGCAGTGCGGCTTTCCTGCATCGAGACCGATTGGGTTGCTTTGGTGGTTGGATCCACGGCCAGTGCGCCGCGGCCCAAGCGGACATACATCAATCCTTCACTGCGGTACTGGTTCGGCCAAACAACCAGCAAGGCGACGACGGCAACGGTCACCAACAGGGTAGTGAACACGATCGAGGGCAGTCGGCGGCGAAAGGACCGCAGGACTTCGGCGGGAGTCACCATCGCCCAAGATTCAGCTGGGATCGACGGCGCCCAGTTGCCGGAAGAAAAGTTGGACGAACGGCCGTTCAGGCGGCTTGCTGAACTGTTCGAGTTGGGGTCAGGTTGAGATCGGCTCGCGGATCGGCTCACCATGCAACTCCAGGAACTCAGGGGGGATGGGCGATCAATCGGAGCCGCCCAATGATTAAAATGCTCCCAACCAGCGCAAATCCCCGAATCCTTTCAGCATGCGTAATCCGTTGTGTCGGCGGGGCATCTGACTCAAGTTTTAGTTGCCCGGGCCAAATTTGTGGGGTGGAATTTGGCTTATTTTGTGCAAAGTCTGGGTGGAATCCCCCAGGGCGGTTCTTGGGGAGCGGATTTGCACCCAATCGCGTTTTCGAATTTGCAACCCGATTTTTCCGAAAGTGTCCTGAACAGATGTTAGCTCGTGTCCTCGAACCGGAAGTCGAAGATTTCGCGGCTGATGCTGCGGCCTACCAAGCGATGGATCACCGGGAGGTGAACAGCAAGTTCGTCGACGATCTGCTCACCGGGGGGGCGGTTGGTCCGCGAGTGATCGATCTGGGTTGTGGGCCGGGGGGGATTGTCTTGGAATTGGCGGAGCGGTGGGAACGGGCGGCGGATCCGACCCTGATTGGTTTCGCTCCCGAGCAGCTGGAGATCATGGGCGTTGATTACAGCGTCGACATGCTGGGCATGGCTCAGATGGAAATTGAATTGGCAAGCGCCCAGCACTTGGTGTTTCTGCAGCAGATCGACCTAACAGATCCAGACTGTTTCCAGGAGGATTTGGCACAAACAATCATCAGCAATACGGTGCTGCACCATTTGCCGGACCCCGCGACCGCGTTGGCGGCTGCTTTGAAAGCGTTGATGCCTGGCGGGCGATTGTTCATTCGCGATTTGTATCGTCCCGAGACGGAAGCAGAGATCGAGCGATTGGTCGAACTGCACGCGGGCGATTCTGAATCCGCGGCGGCGGTCAGCGATTCCGGCGTCTCAATTCCGCCAGAGCTGGCACCCTCGCAATTGCTGCGTCAATCCTTGTGGGCTTCGCTCACGTTGGAAGAGGCTCGTCAGGTGGTGTCGAAGTTGGGGATTCCCGAGGATGCGGTGCAGATGACCAGCGATCGCCACTGGACGCTGGACTGGGTGCATGATGGTAAGATCGACAGTGGTGGAATCGAAGGCACCACGGGAAACGGTGGTTCAAAACTGGCGTGATCGCGCAGCCGCGTGAACAGCCAAACTGGTCCACGCAGGGGGGCCGCACTGGGATTTTGCATACGGAATTTTGCATGCGGGAATTTGCGATCGGATTCGTTGCCGTCTCTTTCTCGGATGGTGGGTGGGATGCTAACATCGCGGATCCGCGGGCGGTTCGTTGGCTGATCGGAAATTGCACACCATCGCAGCCAGTTCATTCAGGCTCGCCCGCCATCTGAAGAAACGAGACATTCATGCAAGGTTACCTGCAACTCCTCGACGAAGTCCTGCACAACGGGATCGATCGCGACGATCGAACGGGAGTTGGCACCCGCAGTCTCTTCGGACGCCAAATGCGGTTCGATTTGGCCGATGGGTTTCCGTTGTTGACCACGAAAAAACTGCACATTCGGTCAATTTTGCACGAGTTGTTGTGGTTCCTTCGCGGCGACACCAACATTGGGTATCTGCAAGAGAACAAGGTATCCATTTGGGACGAATGGGCTGACGAGTTTGGCGATCTCGGGCCCGTGTACGGACACCAATGGCGGAGCTGGGAAGGAGCCAACGGCGAGACGATTGACCAGATTGCTTGGGTCGAGAATGAGATCCGTACCAATCCTCGTTCCCGTCGGTTGGTGGTGTCGGCTTGGAATGTGGCCGACGTGCCAAAGATGAAGCTGCCCCCGTGTCATTTGCTGTTTCAGTTTTATGTGTCGGGTGGGCGGTTGTCCTGCCAGTTGTATCAGCGAAGTGCGGACTTGTTCCTGGGAGTGCCGTTCAACATTGCGAGCTATGCGATGTTGACATCGATGATGGCTCGCACGACGGGTTTAGAACCGGGTGAGTTCGTTCACACCTTGGGCGATGTCCATCTCTACAGCAACCATTTCGAGCAGGCTCGTGAGCAACTGAGTCGCACTCCCCGGTCGTTGCCGACTTTTAAAATCAAACGCGACGTTTCGACCGTCACAGAATTTCAGTTCGATGATTTTGAGCTTGAGAACTACGACCCGCACCCTCATA from Rhodopirellula halodulae includes these protein-coding regions:
- a CDS encoding glycosyltransferase family 4 protein, with translation MSAVLPSNSDSNSSSPKETQPFPKRDLPTDAVMDGSDISPSADRPHPAEVLNSADRLDAKVVFLTHYIPLYQVRVLQEITRRIRDFQILLSTPIEPNRNFELDWSELQVQVQKTVTLRRRWRHAKAGFDDPLFVHVPYDTISQLKRLSPDVVVSHELGARSLAAARYCRRSGARLVLATFMSEHTEQGRGRMRSWARRRLLRSADAITYNGPSCRDYLLSLGARPEQLFHLPYAADDRTIAKEIAPRDESSVRRRLLCIGQLTQRKGVLPLVQQASQFCASYNESLKITFVGDGPCRSELERLASGQATESIAKPDPKLTIHVLGNRPAAELPELMRQHGAIIAPTLADEWLLVTNEGMHAGMPIVGSVYAQSVTTLIQDGRNGWQYDPLADESDSNSAHAISGLSGALQRYLAASDETIANMRVQAREDIRDYTPERSADGALQAIRSALSNRKPTASREMSGNGE
- a CDS encoding sugar transferase; this encodes MFSIFRKERRESLLRWRDETSLGRRRMLLLSSRQFDRELTRERLRATRRSIPFCLLTVELLTKAGSTRRHTAKQNRKLVDLLIRNLRVTDEKGILATFRYGILLVDTPEMGGRAVLDRLARLTNAAGLEVRLKLQVHDPNGFGDSDQDAEDTSNDRRSGNRRKDDPADSEADWVRLSSTSAETSNTTQSSSLTHNHLQSAIDDVALSVASQPADQPGMWIKRGIDIVGAGVGLLLTGPAILAAMAAIKMTDGGPAFFRQTREGMNGQPFTILKLRTMIVDAEKFQAELRAESHRDGPAFKISRDPRVTRVGHFLRATCLDELPQLINVLKGDMSLVGPRPLPWHESRACERWHRRRLDVRPGLTCTWQVNKAKAVTFDDWMRMDLRYIDQLGLFQDLRLIAQTVVVPVTGRGGE
- a CDS encoding GumC family protein, encoding MVSRSASRSQPDPNSNSSASRLNGRSSNFSSGNWAPSIPAESWAMVTPAEVLRSFRRRLPSIVFTTLLVTVAVVALLVVWPNQYRSEGLMYVRLGRGALAVDPTTKATQSVSMQESRTAEVVSIGEMIGSREIAERAVDKIGVEQINQPRTWMDQAAKDVEEFLASDHALVSWLPKSEGKTVGELTAEQYEAQLEREQAIKKVSKAINVEIAKNGYTVAVAGKGDDPLLIQSIVQAVMDEYGRYHVQAHSVEGSESFFEKRAQESRDAALTARRTLQETRNEMGWLSAASAEETLRKRIIDLEAKLSTADSELAEAISQAEELRRQLDGTEEWVPIEVTLGIANAAGDQMRSQLYDVQIKDGEELARVSPNHPRYKLLQDKMQQSAQLAESERDEREERREAINPVYQELETQFQTVRAKAVGLQSRRDAINDRLASTQSDLKRLNADSTRLAELTWEAELAEETYRDHARSLEEARVNSELDELQMSDVSVIQDATLNLKKSGPMRGLLSVVGLLLGLSLGLLQAILRDSPVTSTGGSRADFSRSKADRARARTTTSDSPAETSEPDHLLDAPDSFETDDSESSEPVPAGSGTNPLTMNDTSGSYNAPVPR
- a CDS encoding class I SAM-dependent methyltransferase → MLARVLEPEVEDFAADAAAYQAMDHREVNSKFVDDLLTGGAVGPRVIDLGCGPGGIVLELAERWERAADPTLIGFAPEQLEIMGVDYSVDMLGMAQMEIELASAQHLVFLQQIDLTDPDCFQEDLAQTIISNTVLHHLPDPATALAAALKALMPGGRLFIRDLYRPETEAEIERLVELHAGDSESAAAVSDSGVSIPPELAPSQLLRQSLWASLTLEEARQVVSKLGIPEDAVQMTSDRHWTLDWVHDGKIDSGGIEGTTGNGGSKLA
- a CDS encoding thymidylate synthase, with protein sequence MQGYLQLLDEVLHNGIDRDDRTGVGTRSLFGRQMRFDLADGFPLLTTKKLHIRSILHELLWFLRGDTNIGYLQENKVSIWDEWADEFGDLGPVYGHQWRSWEGANGETIDQIAWVENEIRTNPRSRRLVVSAWNVADVPKMKLPPCHLLFQFYVSGGRLSCQLYQRSADLFLGVPFNIASYAMLTSMMARTTGLEPGEFVHTLGDVHLYSNHFEQAREQLSRTPRSLPTFKIKRDVSTVTEFQFDDFELENYDPHPHIKAPVAV